ATATGATTCGATAATATGTCATGAGATATGGTAGCCACTCAAACCTGATCCAAATCAACTACTGGAAATAGAAAAACCAGGCAGATACAACCTCAAGGCACTTAACAAATACAAGGACTTGCATCTAAGAGTAAAGCATGTTTCCTAACTAACATTAACTTTCTATCCATTTATAATCAATAGTAACACACACAAACAACATTAACTAGAGGGTTCCCAGTGACTTAAGACTATATATGCTATACATGccgttatttttatttgtagaGGATGAGAATTCCTCTTAATTGCACTTAAATTCATTAACAAACTTCCTTGGAGGACACCAAAAACGGATCGGGTAAATTGCATATCAGAGGATTAGTAAATACTAAATTGctcaaagaagaaagagaaagacaACTCGCCAAGCATCATGAGAATTTGGTCAGAAAAAGGTCTTACCTTTACATCAGATACTGGTGATGGATGAAATCCGTTCTGTGATCTTTTCAGATCATCCTCAGAACATTCGGAACAAACAAAGTGATCCAACATTTTCGCTTCCTCAATTGTCATGTCCACACAAGCGGGATGATACCTATAGGAACAGTAATAAGAACCTATAGATATCTTAAAAATTATCGGGCCTCCCATTGGTACCAGGAACTCAAAAATACATAGAACGCCATACCAGTCCTTGCAGCCCTCACATTGCACCATGAGATCATCAGGGTTGTAAGGCATCTCACATTTGCAATACCTTCAAAACAGACAAATCCAGGGGCACCAAATAATAAATACCACATTGCTAACAAGTGAGCTAAAAGCCATATTTCACCAACCAATGCATCATCATACTCACACAGCAACTCGGTCAGGAGTAAAGGCACCGGTAGCAGCTTTATACTCGAACCTACAATAGTAATCCTCAGCCCCAACATCCTCAAGCTTAGTGTAGTTCTTGAAAGAATGAACGATGCACTTCCCTTCAATGGTGTGAGCACTCTGCACATCATAGTGGTCAGACAAAAACAGCTCCTTTGCTCCATGGAACTGCCTCCTTCCTCCAAGTGACTCCTCGGGACGATAATACCACCGTACTCGAACCTTCACATTATTCCTGCTATCTGCTTCAATTTTCTCAACTCGTGCCACATACGGGGGCTTACCAGTGTCGGAAGGACGCATCAGAACACAATCCCCAACTGCAAAAGGAAATCAGACTTTCACTCTAAGCCATCGCAAACTACAATCTCTTAACATCTATATACGCCCGTAAAACACACCCATATGCATATACATTGATGTTGATATGAAAGATGCACCAACAATCCCTTCTGCAAACAGACATCTTTCAACGTGAATGTATATGCATCCATTAAAGCCAGCAAAAAAGTAAAACCCGACAACCAAACATTCACTTCTTAATCATCGACACTAATGCTACATGacagatttgaaattttaaaattgttaaacacGAACTGCCAAGATCCAAAAGGTTCCCATGAAAAATTTTCGACACTACCAAAGCGACAATTTTTTACGGCGTATACGTATTCGTAGGCGTATATATGTACATGAGAATCACAATACCTCTGACAACTTTGTTGGTGCCTCTGATGGTGTAAGAGTCGAGGTCCTTCTTCCCTTGTTTGGGCTTGGTGCCAGAAATTCCTGGTCTTGTTTTTGCCATGGAAGCTAGGGTTTTGAGCTACGGTCAAGCTCAGGGATTTAGGGgggaagttttaaattttttttattcaaaacaatgGAAATAGAAAGCTTTGAAGAAATAAGGGGAGGAAAGAAGGAAGATAGACAAAACCCTAAGTTCCCCTCATGGGAGATGAAGAGAGGAGACAACTCATACAAGAAGAAGGTACGTTGATGGAGTGAGTGGAGACAATACAGTCGAGTGCTGGAATTACAGtcattaaatgtattttttttaattttttaattcatactGGTAAGAAAAATTATAGTGTGAAATGATTTTCATTGTAGTTCTCTAATTTTTCACCGCTAGGATTGGACACAACAACCCAATGTAAGAACTCTTTTTTCAATATCATAAAAggataaatttaagatttttaatctCGAATTACAAATGTTTTACTAAGATAGGATAACAGTACAGTAATTTAAGTGCAAAGAAGAGTTACAATCTCCACTTTTTGACCCATTTTCTAATTTATGGGCTGAACTGACCCGGCCTCCAATTTTCTTAACACCCACACTTCTTTCGTTGTCAGGAATTCCcttgaagaaaagaaatcatAATGTCTTTatcttaaaactaaaatattctGTCCATTGAACTACAAATAAAGTGTTCATATTTTCAACTCagttaatacatattttaagtTAGATTTTTTAGACAACTcctacatttaaaaaaaaaaaaaaaaaagaagaaacagaAATTATTTGACtgacattttttttctcaaaggGAAATATTCATTAATGCCCAGTACTACTACAAAGGAAAATGGTCAAGAAAATTTATTGTTACCAAACAGGAATAGGTGGTGAAAGTAACAATCTCTTGTTTTCTGTCTCACCAAATTTGAACTACAAAAATCAAAGCTGAATATGTTgatacaaatgaaattataCACCCAGCCATGCATTTGAAAATGCCATCATAGATAACACACAAATCGTTTGGGgttctcttttttctctctcaGCTGCTTTCAGCAAAATTATAGGCTTCTATTCCAATAGAAAACTAAATGACCAATAGACGCAATTCTAGTTCAACGGTTGATTGGAGTGTGCATTCGCTCGACAATCCTGTTAACAGCATCACGGGACATCACTAACGTGTCATGCTGCAAGATGCTATAGACATTCAAGCCCTGCAAAAATATACACAACAGTCTCAGCATTaagaaaaataacatacaagCCAACTCGAGAATAGTTGGTTAAAGCAATCAATAACATTATGCAATCCCTATAAGTGAATACCGATAGCATTCAAATAGTTCTAAACCAACTCTATCATCTGGTAGACAGTGACAATACAAAGTTAATCAGTTACCATGTAATTAATTACAAAGGCAACCACATTGAGATAATTACAGTTAACACAACTTACAATTGATGGCAGCACGTTGACATAATGTAAATTTTGTGTAGCTAgcttcaacttttcatttatGGGGCCACCATCCACCAGCAGAAGTTTCTTGGTATTCTCCATTTGATTTACATAGTTCActatatttttggttttatgtGTAGGGACCTCCAAATCCTCAAAGACAAGAAGCTGTTCAGTCAGGTAATACTAATCAGTTAGGATTCAAAACTTAGCACTGAAAACTTTTGTTCTACATTTATTAAGGTGATCTGTAAAACCACATTACAAAATGCAAAATAGTGTGAACAAACTACGCATAACATGCACATGCCAAATACTAAGAACTTACCTTTCCTTCAGCAGCACGAGCAGACAGTGCAATCTTCAGTCCAAGACGCCTAACcttcttattcaatttaaaagcATGACTTCTTGGCTTGGGGCCATGCATAGTAGCACCACCTCGAAACTGTTATCAAtccataaaatcaattaaaaggcCATAGTAAAATAGCATCATAGATCCAAAACttcttaaaaatcaaagaacAGCAAAGGAGTCACCTGGGGACCACGCAGTGATCCATGCCTAGCTCGACCAAGACCCTTCTGTTGCCAGGGCTTCCTACCAGTCCCACTAACCTCACTAATAGTTTTTGTTGAATGTGTTCCCTGTTGACCATTCAATTATCGCTAATCTTAGCAGATTGTTGGCACAATTCAGAAAATCTTTTTAATGCAAAATGATGTGCAGAATATGGTATGGTCTGAAGAATTTCATTAACACCAAGATAATCCTAAAAGCGAGCCTCAAGCATCCATAAAGAAGGATGAAATGGCACCTGTTGTCGTTTTGCAAGCTGCCATCGTACAACACGGTGGATAATATCCTTTCTAATAGGTACATCAAAAACATCACCAGCCAAAACCATCAAGCCATGGTCTTCATTATGAAAATTTGTCACAGGAACTACCAGGTCTTCATAAAGTCCTGCGCCATAATAATACATTTAATTCAATAGAACACTGCTCCTCATTTAAACAACAAAACACCATTGGCCTATTCCAACAATTATTTAAAGGCTTACAAGCTGAATTCAGTTTAACGAAAACAAGATGCCAAATGGAAGGCAATGCAAAACCCAAAGTGGAGATTTAGGTTAACAAGTTGGCATATGTCAAGGTGATTTCTGGAGGCAAGTTTTAGCACAGAAACAACTAATAAAGTGGCTTGGTAGCAGTAATAGGCCTCCACCTTTGTTAACTTTATATCTTTTAGAAAGCCAAAGAACATCCCAGAGATTCCTACAAATGCATATTGCCTTCAAAGTTCAAACACTAATACGCTTCCATCTTAtgactattaaaatttttaaaggcaAGTAGCTAAGTAAGGAATGTGGTTTAATGTTTCCATACCTATAGTACGCTCTGGTGTTAGCACAGTCTTTGAAGACAGTAAATCGGATGGAAAAGCACCACCATTTGAATCAGGAGTCCAAATTGTGGTTGAAAACCTCCGAAAACCAAGGAAAGATGGACCACCCTACATCAATTAAATGTAGCATAGATAGATAAAATACAAAGAGACGCCAAGATAGAGAAGATAACAAGAGGCTAGGTGcataaacatgcaaaataactaGAACAAAAACACCAAGGGGTTAGAAGGGGTGATAAAGATAGAAACAAATAATACAGAATTCTATAATTGGTATTGTAGTAAGGGCACCTCCACTAGATGCAGATACAAAAAGCCTGTTATAAGTATTCTTGTTAGAAACttctaaactaaaaattaaggataacAATAATAGCAAATCCATTAACTAGTAAACTAGATCCCCCACCCCCAAATCCCCTTTCCTTGAATTGATTCACCCATCCTGTTGGATAGATTCTACAAAAAGGATAtttagaaagaaaacaaaatgagaGCATACCTTGGAAAAGCTAAAACATTCTGCATGAAGCAAGTTATCCCCAGCAATTTGATCACTCAaatctaattagaaaaaaagaagttaCCAGGTCAAGTATACCAATCACATATAAGCAGCAAACAAACAATGTTGAAATATTAGTAACTTAGTATACTGTTCTGACCAGAAGCTTGAAATGATCGACCTGCGACAGTTGGATATTCGCGGAAGCCCAAGGCAGACAGTGAACCAAAAGAACGTACAATCCTTCTAGAGATCGACAAAGCCATTATCCAATAACCAAGAATAACTAGTTCAATAGCATCAAGACAAAGTCACTTGCTCATCTACAGCCCAAACTTCATCTGGTTTATGAAGTTTACCTAAGATTAAAGTCCACAGCTTTAGCGAAGAATCATACAAACTTATAAACCCGTTCAAATCAAACGTTTGCATCTAACATTGTGAGGGCAAGGTATTTGATAAAATTCCACATACAAGAAACTCAGAATACGAAAAAAGAATGGCCCACAAAAAATAGTTTCCCTGAAATCGTATTAAGCTAAAATAGAACCTGCATGGCATGCAAGTCGACATAGTTGTTAATCAAATCATTTCTAATTCACGATTAACAAATAATCtattcttaaattaatatacaagaACGAAAAAAGCAAATGAGATCAGGAACAAGAAGAAACCAAAAGATGAACGTGGCGGGAACCTGGACGCTGAAATGAGACCGGAGAACGTTGACGGCGTATGGCCGCGGTTGAGGGCGTTGGTTTTAGAGAATGGAGGCAATGTGTGGAGAGTGTGGGTTTAGTTTGGTcgtattgaaaatgaaaaacctCGTCTTGCTCGAtttccaatatttttttttactgtttggGCCATAAGAATTTCGGCTTAGGTTTAGTTGGATGCTCAAAGGACGTGATCTCGGCATCATATTTGAACTTAGCCCCAATTTCTGGGCTTTTATTTTGGCCAATTAAATAATCTATTAGTCTCTGTTTCTCTTCTTAGCTTGATATTTTATCACATTATCAATTCTAGAATTAGTGGGTTTTTTGAGATAATAGTATTCACTAATAATTTCatgtcataaatattttataattaaatagaaattaaagtaaattatttttatattatatgtttataaatatagattttaaaaagaattgtaaatcatccatattcattaataaaatatttttgctctcttattttctttatttattcactAGATTTGACCATGAGTCGGGTTAGGGCGAGTTCGGCTGAGCGGtgaatttaagattttatcaaTCTAATTACTGCAAGTTCAAACCTTACCATATGCTCACTTGACTCGTGATACCAATTCAACCAGGgacttaaataataacaaattattttcaaaatgaaaccaacattaataaaataaaataaaaagcttttcatattttcatataaaatttatacaagaaaaattgaacatgttatgtataaaatatagaGCACGCCATACCTTGGGCACGCTTTAACCCGGCCGAATGTTTGACTTGAGATCCAACCTCTCACCTTCGTCTAGCTCGCTCTTTCGCTATCTAAGACACGCGTCCTCACCACCATCCATCTTAGTCCACAATGTATAGTCTTGATAACCAATGTCCTGCTCGCCAACATCTTCTTGAGAGCACCAAAGGACGCATGTCACCCCTAGGGGGTAACGTGTCGCCATGCATGGCACTTAGTTACCCCTAGTACGTCGCATGCCTTATAAATACGAGGAGGATCCTccgtgagagagagagagaaattaaCACTCAACAAAAcccaaaatacaaataaaaattatcttaaaaatgaAACTTGCAACAATAGAACAAACCCTCCATTATCCAAATCCTTAACGTTATACTTCGTTATCTCATTTATACAAACGTACTTTTtacattgatttatttttcaatcctTGTCATTTCAATTGTAAGGTGCCAAGATTAGTTTCCTACTATTAAGTTTAGGCAAGTTTTCGTTGTTGGTAGGCAAAAGGAGAAGGGCTGAGCCCTACAAAACTACAAATCAATCAATATAGGCATTTACTATTAAGTTCAGGGAAGTTCTAATTTCTCCACAAAATTCAAGCAGCTTTAGTGACGATATATACACACACCCGAATAATAGGGGAAAAGATTCAAGCATTTGACAAAACTATATCAAAGAGTTTCAACATAGGTATATACTTGTAACAGGAGTTAATCTTtgatatatactaaataaataatatccgAAGGTAATGCATAATTATCTACCCCACAATTAACTATAACAGGTTGCATATAGAAGCAGTTGCCTTCAAGCTTGGCAGCAGCGATGCATCCATACTCATTGTCTTTAAAGAAGTGTGTGGGAGAGATCCATAGGGAAGGGATTCCCCAAAATATTGTCCATGAAATAGTGTGGATAGGTAGCCTCCATTACCACAAACTGCATATCCTCAGATGGCTTCCAATGCCTTTTCCTTTGATTAATGAACCAGTTGTTAATTTGCTTCTGGTCCAGACCTGTTGACTCTGCCAACGCTAGCTTCTGCGATTCCTATTGCAACATTTGGTCGATGGACCGGACAATGTTAATACAGTGGACAAAAAAATGAAACCCTTGAAGGCTGCATAGCTTGCCAATTATAAACACaaattaagcaaattaaaaCTGAGACATATTTCCCTAAAACTAATCATGTTTGGGGCATGTTCAGACATAAGTGCGGAGATATgatcttttaaataaatggaaaaactaactaaaaaaataaaattgatcatAGAGGTGTCTAGTATATACCCATCCGACACTTAGAAACCTGAATCCAAATAACGTAGGCAAATTGTGTACATACCGATGGGTAAGGCCATTTGTAATGTTTAGTCCACCAATCCAGCAACTTCTGTCTGGCTTCCTTAGGTAGCTTCCCTCTCTTCCTCTTCTTCATAAACTCTTGCTTCAGGCTGCCTAAATATCCGCTGTATTTACGCAAAAGCTGGCCTTTAAGCTCTCGGTCTTCCGCAAGGGGATCGATGAAATGGTGGTTGTTCTCATCAGCCTCTTCCTCAGATGATCCATTCAAGTTAACAGCATCTCCACAAGCTGAACACAAAATGAACCAGTCAATCTCCTAATTCTCAAACCGAACCAACTACCATGTCACCATAAAATTCATTTCTTCTGTCTACAAACAAAACCATTACAAGAATCCAATAATccaaactattattataaaacctGTGACACAGTCGGTTAAGGCAAATTACACATACCCAAGATCACTTCCATAGATCAACACAAGGGTTCAAGCATTTTTGTACGCACATTATCCCCAACTAACATAAAGTAAAAAGGATCGAGTTGATTTCAATGCCAAGATATCTAGCATTGAGTAAAAGAAGGCAACCCTTTAATGATAcagaattaataataacataaccAGAATTAAAACTTAGTAATTCCAAAGTATTCTAGCTTCGTATATTTATTCCTAGTGTAAATCAatctcataaaataaaaaactgaaATATAAAAAGGATTGTCATAAAACAAAGTAGTATCAGTATTTTATTAGCAAGCAATTCTAGATTAAACCCTACTGAAATCcacaaatgaaaaattgaagacTACCTAAGTACAGCATCTA
This sequence is a window from Gossypium raimondii isolate GPD5lz chromosome 5, ASM2569854v1, whole genome shotgun sequence. Protein-coding genes within it:
- the LOC105768895 gene encoding uncharacterized protein LOC105768895 isoform X2, whose product is MALSISRRIVRSFGSLSALGFREYPTVADLSDQIAGDNLLHAECFSFSKGGPSFLGFRRFSTTIWTPDSNGGAFPSDLLSSKTVLTPERTIGLYEDLVVPVTNFHNEDHGLMVLAGDVFDVPIRKDIIHRVVRWQLAKRQQGTHSTKTISEVSGTGRKPWQQKGLGRARHGSLRGPQFRGGATMHGPKPRSHAFKLNKKVRRLGLKIALSARAAEGKLLVFEDLEVPTHKTKNIVNYVNQMENTKKLLLVDGGPINEKLKLATQNLHYVNVLPSIGLNVYSILQHDTLVMSRDAVNRIVERMHTPINR
- the LOC105770243 gene encoding chromatin remodeling protein EBS; this translates as MAKTRPGISGTKPKQGKKDLDSYTIRGTNKVVRVGDCVLMRPSDTGKPPYVARVEKIEADSRNNVKVRVRWYYRPEESLGGRRQFHGAKELFLSDHYDVQSAHTIEGKCIVHSFKNYTKLEDVGAEDYYCRFEYKAATGAFTPDRVAVYCKCEMPYNPDDLMVQCEGCKDWYHPACVDMTIEEAKMLDHFVCSECSEDDLKRSQNGFHPSPVSDVKVDAKRRKR
- the LOC105768895 gene encoding uncharacterized protein LOC105768895 isoform X1, whose protein sequence is MALSISRRIVRSFGSLSALGFREYPTVAGRSFQASDLSDQIAGDNLLHAECFSFSKGGPSFLGFRRFSTTIWTPDSNGGAFPSDLLSSKTVLTPERTIGLYEDLVVPVTNFHNEDHGLMVLAGDVFDVPIRKDIIHRVVRWQLAKRQQGTHSTKTISEVSGTGRKPWQQKGLGRARHGSLRGPQFRGGATMHGPKPRSHAFKLNKKVRRLGLKIALSARAAEGKLLVFEDLEVPTHKTKNIVNYVNQMENTKKLLLVDGGPINEKLKLATQNLHYVNVLPSIGLNVYSILQHDTLVMSRDAVNRIVERMHTPINR